The following coding sequences lie in one Kribbella sp. NBC_00709 genomic window:
- a CDS encoding MFS transporter, with protein sequence MSAAATLTAPWRGLSRTVWILVVARAVNRIGAFTLPFLGVVLTVEFGASLARTGLILAVFGAATIPSRLLGGQLADRLGRRGTIVLGLTGCAIAQLWIALSHTLWSAVFATILLGLAFEIYEPPSQAMIADVTDPANRPAAYGLYSAALAAAGVLAGLLAAALSHWDLRWLFVADAITCLSCAALVALALPDLQRVKAHTTSAVAVWRDRRLLLLLAGGTIFATIYMQIIIGLPLTLVEQGLPKSGIGIILAISAVTLIAAQRLLRVQHLGDFQSIAVGYVLLAVGLVVCAIAANLAVFVIAAILWSLGDLFLLTRYLTQASGLAPDQARGRYLAVFGLSWGIATTIAPLTVTQLLERTGPTGLWLTSAAVAVVLAGLQPWFRKRLAPA encoded by the coding sequence ATGAGTGCTGCTGCCACGCTGACCGCGCCGTGGCGTGGGCTGTCGCGGACCGTCTGGATCCTCGTCGTCGCCCGCGCGGTGAACCGGATCGGCGCGTTCACGTTGCCGTTCCTGGGCGTGGTGCTCACGGTCGAGTTCGGCGCTTCGCTCGCTCGGACCGGCCTGATCCTCGCCGTGTTCGGCGCCGCGACGATCCCGTCCCGGCTGCTCGGCGGCCAGCTGGCCGACCGCCTCGGTCGTCGCGGGACCATCGTCCTCGGACTGACCGGCTGCGCGATCGCACAGCTCTGGATCGCGCTGAGCCACACCTTGTGGTCGGCGGTCTTCGCGACGATCCTGCTCGGCCTCGCCTTCGAGATCTACGAGCCACCCAGCCAAGCGATGATCGCCGACGTCACCGATCCCGCGAACCGTCCGGCCGCGTACGGCCTCTACAGCGCGGCACTGGCCGCCGCGGGTGTGCTGGCTGGTCTGCTCGCTGCCGCACTCAGCCACTGGGATCTCCGCTGGCTCTTCGTCGCCGATGCGATCACCTGCCTGTCCTGCGCCGCGCTGGTTGCGCTCGCCCTGCCGGACCTGCAGCGCGTCAAGGCGCATACCACCTCCGCGGTCGCGGTCTGGCGCGATCGTCGACTGCTGCTCCTCCTCGCCGGCGGCACGATCTTCGCGACCATCTACATGCAGATCATCATCGGACTGCCGCTGACCCTGGTCGAGCAAGGTCTCCCGAAGTCCGGCATCGGGATCATCCTGGCCATCTCCGCGGTCACGCTGATCGCGGCGCAACGGCTGCTCCGCGTCCAGCACCTCGGCGACTTCCAATCCATCGCCGTCGGCTACGTGCTGCTTGCCGTCGGCCTGGTCGTCTGTGCGATCGCAGCCAATCTCGCAGTCTTCGTGATCGCCGCGATCCTCTGGAGCCTCGGCGACCTCTTCCTCCTGACCCGCTACCTCACGCAAGCCTCGGGGCTCGCGCCCGACCAGGCCCGCGGCCGGTACCTGGCCGTCTTCGGACTGAGCTGGGGGATCGCGACCACGATCGCCCCGCTCACCGTCACCCAACTCCTCGAACGAACCGGCCCGACCGGACTCTGGCTGACAAGCGCTGCCGTTGCCGTCGTACTCGCGGGACTCCAGCCGTGGTTCAGGAAGCGACTGGCTCCAGCCTGA
- a CDS encoding FdhF/YdeP family oxidoreductase, which produces MVDIEQPKKKAAGVPAVLSSFKFGLREMGPARTGKVFLKMNQDGGFDCPSCAWPDPDHKRKHAAEFCENGAKAVAWEATRKRVPRAFFAEHSVEAMDGISEFELGKLGRITEPMLLRAGATHYEPVGWEEAFQVVARHLEALVDPNDAVFYTSGRTSNEAAFLYQLFVRAYGTNNLPDCSNMCHESSGTALSRVIGSGKGAVTLEMLEEAELIVVVGQNPGTNAPRMLSHLEIAKRNGGDIVSVNPLPEPGLMNFKNPQAPRGWVGKGTKLADQHLQIRIGGDQALFLAVGHLLLAAEAANPGTVLDKSFIDSHTSGYELYAKHNTELDWPAVELATGLRRAEIEEFTQRFIKSKATVICWAMGLTQHREAVATISEIVNVLLLQGNIGKPGAGPCPVRGHSNVQGDRSMGIWEKVPDAFLDKLDTEFSFTSPREHGIDAAETVKRLRDGAVRVFFAMGGNFASATPDTEVVHRGLRECDLTVHVSTKLNRSHTVTGREALILPTLGRTDHDHTAAGAQSVTVEDSQGAVHLSTGNLVPPGPELKSEIGIICALARAVVPDVGLIPWADFAEDYSLIRQRIGRVADGYEDFEERLRANEGGFLLAHAARDKREFKTSDARAQFTANELSWLPTAPGRLLLQTMRSHDQFNTTIYGLEDRYRGVHGTREVVFVHPDDLAELGLEDGGYVDIVSEFRGVERRASHFRLVSYPTARGCVAAYYPETNVLMSADDLAKGSNTPVAKGLTVRLEPVAS; this is translated from the coding sequence ATGGTCGATATCGAACAGCCGAAGAAGAAGGCGGCCGGCGTCCCCGCCGTGCTGTCCTCGTTCAAGTTCGGTCTCCGCGAGATGGGCCCGGCCCGGACCGGCAAGGTCTTCCTGAAGATGAACCAGGACGGCGGCTTCGACTGCCCGTCCTGCGCCTGGCCGGACCCTGACCACAAGCGCAAACATGCGGCCGAGTTCTGCGAGAACGGCGCCAAGGCGGTGGCCTGGGAGGCGACCCGCAAGCGGGTGCCGCGGGCGTTCTTCGCCGAGCACTCGGTCGAGGCCATGGACGGGATCTCCGAGTTCGAGCTCGGCAAGCTCGGCCGGATCACCGAGCCGATGCTGCTCCGGGCCGGGGCGACCCACTACGAGCCGGTCGGCTGGGAGGAGGCGTTCCAGGTCGTCGCCCGTCACCTGGAGGCCCTCGTCGACCCGAACGACGCCGTCTTCTACACCTCCGGCCGGACCAGCAACGAGGCCGCGTTCCTCTACCAGCTCTTCGTCCGCGCCTATGGCACCAACAACCTGCCCGACTGCTCGAACATGTGCCACGAATCGTCCGGTACGGCGCTGTCCCGGGTGATCGGCAGCGGCAAGGGCGCCGTCACGCTGGAGATGCTCGAAGAGGCCGAGCTGATCGTCGTCGTCGGCCAGAACCCGGGCACCAACGCACCCCGGATGCTCAGCCACCTCGAGATCGCGAAACGCAACGGCGGCGACATCGTCTCGGTGAATCCGCTGCCCGAGCCCGGCCTGATGAACTTCAAGAACCCGCAGGCCCCGCGCGGCTGGGTCGGCAAGGGGACGAAGCTGGCCGACCAGCACCTGCAGATCCGGATCGGCGGCGACCAGGCGCTGTTCCTTGCCGTCGGCCACCTTCTGCTCGCGGCCGAGGCGGCGAACCCGGGGACCGTGCTGGACAAGTCCTTCATCGACAGCCACACCAGCGGGTACGAGCTGTACGCCAAGCACAACACCGAGCTCGACTGGCCGGCTGTGGAGCTGGCGACCGGGCTGCGGCGCGCCGAGATCGAGGAGTTCACCCAGCGGTTCATCAAGTCCAAGGCGACGGTGATCTGCTGGGCGATGGGGCTGACCCAGCACCGGGAGGCGGTCGCGACGATCAGCGAGATCGTCAACGTGCTGCTGCTGCAGGGAAACATCGGCAAGCCCGGCGCCGGTCCGTGCCCGGTGCGCGGCCACTCGAACGTCCAGGGCGACCGCAGCATGGGCATCTGGGAGAAGGTGCCGGACGCGTTCCTGGACAAGCTCGACACCGAGTTCTCCTTCACGTCGCCGCGGGAGCACGGCATCGACGCGGCCGAGACGGTGAAGCGGCTGCGGGACGGCGCGGTGCGCGTGTTCTTCGCGATGGGCGGGAACTTCGCGTCCGCGACACCCGACACCGAGGTCGTGCATCGCGGCCTGCGCGAGTGCGACCTGACCGTGCACGTGTCGACGAAGCTCAACCGCTCGCACACCGTCACGGGTCGCGAGGCTCTGATCCTTCCGACGCTCGGACGGACCGATCACGACCACACGGCCGCCGGTGCGCAGTCGGTGACGGTCGAGGACTCGCAGGGCGCGGTACATCTGTCCACCGGCAACCTGGTCCCTCCTGGGCCCGAGCTGAAGTCGGAGATCGGCATCATCTGCGCTCTCGCGCGGGCCGTCGTACCGGATGTCGGGCTGATTCCGTGGGCCGACTTCGCCGAGGACTACAGCCTGATCCGGCAGCGCATCGGCCGGGTGGCCGACGGGTACGAGGACTTCGAGGAACGCCTGCGGGCGAACGAGGGCGGATTCCTGCTCGCGCACGCCGCCCGGGACAAGCGCGAGTTCAAGACCTCCGACGCGCGGGCGCAGTTCACCGCGAACGAGTTGAGTTGGTTGCCGACGGCACCCGGCCGGCTGCTGCTGCAGACGATGCGCAGCCACGACCAGTTCAACACCACGATCTACGGCCTCGAGGACCGGTACCGCGGCGTCCACGGGACCCGCGAGGTCGTCTTCGTGCACCCGGACGACCTCGCCGAGCTCGGTCTCGAGGACGGCGGGTACGTCGACATCGTCAGCGAGTTCCGTGGGGTCGAACGACGCGCATCGCACTTCCGGCTGGTGTCCTACCCGACCGCGCGCGGTTGCGTGGCGGCGTACTACCCGGAGACCAACGTGCTGATGTCGGCCGATGATCTCGCGAAGGGCAGCAACACCCCGGTCGCGAAGGGTCTGACGGTCAGGCTGGAGCCAGTCGCTTCCTGA
- a CDS encoding glycoside hydrolase domain-containing protein encodes MDAQVLAAQQWLNATYGGVAGWVPLEEDGNTGWSVMYGLRRGLQTELGISPVTSGFGPATTAAYNAQIGRIDDATTSVNLLKLLSAALWCKGYPGLWAGAAVSFANLSVSVGSVREDLGLGSANPSVDVKLMASLLTMDAYVKLGPGTTQVRDVQRWLNATYVGRRDFALVPCDGIYSRAVQTATTYGLQYEIGMADGTANGNFGPGARDGIRTQATVSEGTTDGSKRFVRLYQAVLRFNRYDSPFSGNFDGETAQLTRDFQGFMELPVDGVGNYSTWCALLVSSGDTTISTKGFDTNAQLTLAQAQGAVAKGYTHVGRYTVGAGKFITAPELDALKSAGLKLFPIHQRFNDSPEEMTEANGRAHGIEAVERCRTLGLPADSVVFFSVDFDALGETVNGPVADYFRGVKASMDTTINGKYAIGVYGTRNVCSTMLDEELAEAAFVAGMSTGFSGNMGFPMPAGWHYNQIVELTAGSYPGAPGIDKDVVSSQATPVDLGQVTSPPMERDGSSSATGFDSFFEWVVRAEVAAERALCEASNVFKDLRPFVISVPDFIANYLQQPEYWAPQWQVYTPPPGTGDIALARNVAQQGIADLDPAKPPSTRDIAHFAATVRGYATWGLPNDPAKYNIGDLGGWALDLLQIWGSFDKARQDTPALDLTEYLTARLGVVGKDGGFDWADVVADADAYNFCRADQGSADAMSTTLRVLLKLTSGQRIAKFYSDRFGGSEANVVATFGALRDGLEIGPWDNVPLTAQALMAMAHADRMPSVAEAQTCAQVFARMMDAQG; translated from the coding sequence ATGGACGCGCAGGTGCTGGCTGCACAGCAGTGGTTGAACGCGACGTACGGCGGGGTGGCCGGGTGGGTTCCGTTGGAGGAGGACGGCAACACCGGTTGGTCCGTGATGTACGGACTGCGGCGCGGCCTGCAGACCGAGCTGGGGATCTCGCCGGTCACCTCGGGGTTCGGACCGGCCACGACGGCGGCGTACAACGCGCAGATCGGGCGGATCGACGACGCGACGACGTCGGTGAATCTGCTGAAGCTGCTCAGCGCGGCCTTGTGGTGCAAGGGATATCCGGGACTATGGGCCGGCGCCGCGGTCAGCTTCGCCAACCTCAGCGTCTCGGTCGGCAGCGTGCGCGAGGATCTTGGACTGGGCTCGGCGAACCCGTCCGTCGACGTGAAGCTGATGGCCTCGCTGCTCACGATGGACGCCTACGTCAAACTCGGGCCGGGCACGACGCAGGTGCGCGACGTGCAGCGCTGGCTGAACGCGACGTACGTCGGTCGCAGGGACTTCGCGCTGGTGCCGTGCGACGGGATCTATTCGCGCGCGGTGCAGACCGCGACGACGTACGGACTGCAGTACGAGATCGGGATGGCCGACGGTACGGCGAACGGCAACTTCGGGCCAGGCGCCCGGGACGGGATCCGTACCCAGGCGACCGTGTCCGAGGGAACGACAGATGGCTCGAAGCGATTCGTCCGGCTGTACCAAGCGGTACTGCGCTTCAACCGGTACGACAGCCCGTTCAGTGGAAACTTCGACGGCGAGACCGCGCAATTGACCAGGGACTTTCAAGGATTCATGGAGCTGCCGGTCGACGGCGTCGGAAACTACAGCACCTGGTGCGCCCTGCTGGTCTCTTCCGGTGACACCACGATCAGCACGAAGGGCTTCGACACCAACGCGCAGCTCACCCTCGCCCAGGCTCAGGGCGCCGTGGCGAAGGGGTATACGCACGTCGGCCGGTACACGGTCGGTGCCGGAAAGTTCATCACCGCGCCCGAGCTCGACGCGCTGAAGAGTGCCGGCCTGAAGCTCTTCCCGATCCATCAGCGGTTCAACGACTCCCCCGAGGAGATGACCGAGGCGAACGGTCGTGCGCACGGGATCGAGGCCGTCGAACGGTGCCGTACCCTCGGTCTCCCGGCCGACAGCGTGGTGTTCTTTTCGGTCGACTTCGACGCGCTGGGCGAGACCGTCAACGGCCCGGTCGCTGACTACTTCCGTGGTGTCAAGGCGTCGATGGACACCACGATCAACGGTAAGTACGCGATCGGCGTGTACGGCACGCGCAATGTCTGCAGCACGATGCTCGACGAGGAGCTCGCGGAGGCGGCGTTCGTCGCGGGGATGTCCACCGGCTTCTCCGGCAACATGGGGTTCCCGATGCCGGCCGGCTGGCACTACAACCAGATCGTCGAGCTGACAGCCGGTTCGTACCCGGGCGCGCCGGGGATCGACAAGGACGTCGTATCCTCGCAAGCGACGCCGGTCGACCTCGGGCAGGTCACGTCGCCACCGATGGAACGCGACGGTTCCTCGTCAGCGACCGGCTTCGACTCCTTCTTCGAGTGGGTCGTCCGCGCCGAGGTCGCGGCCGAGCGCGCACTGTGCGAGGCGAGCAACGTCTTCAAAGACCTGCGCCCGTTCGTGATTTCTGTCCCTGACTTCATCGCGAACTACCTGCAGCAGCCGGAGTACTGGGCGCCGCAGTGGCAGGTCTACACTCCGCCACCGGGCACGGGCGACATCGCGCTGGCGCGCAACGTCGCCCAGCAAGGGATCGCGGACCTGGATCCGGCCAAGCCGCCGAGTACCCGGGACATCGCCCACTTCGCCGCAACCGTCCGGGGCTATGCAACCTGGGGACTTCCGAACGACCCGGCGAAGTACAACATCGGTGACCTCGGTGGATGGGCGCTCGACCTGCTGCAGATCTGGGGCTCGTTCGACAAGGCCCGGCAGGACACTCCCGCGTTGGACTTGACGGAATACCTGACTGCGCGGCTCGGCGTGGTCGGAAAGGACGGAGGGTTCGACTGGGCCGATGTCGTCGCAGACGCCGACGCGTACAACTTCTGCCGAGCTGATCAGGGGAGCGCGGACGCGATGTCGACCACCTTGCGCGTGCTGCTGAAGCTCACCAGCGGGCAGCGCATCGCGAAATTCTACTCGGACCGCTTCGGTGGATCGGAGGCAAACGTTGTCGCCACCTTCGGTGCGTTGCGCGACGGGCTGGAGATCGGCCCGTGGGACAACGTGCCGTTGACCGCCCAGGCGCTGATGGCGATGGCTCATGCCGATCGGATGCCCAGTGTCGCCGAGGCGCAGACCTGTGCTCAGGTGTTCGCGAGGATGATGGACGCCCAGGGATGA
- a CDS encoding uridine kinase, with protein sequence MANRGEVLAELAGEVLAVERAHPVRVAIDGCSAAGKTTLGDELADLLRGRSERAIIRAGIDYFKRAPELRTAYPIDSPESYYLDMWDYDAVRNQLLLPLGPDGDRRYTAAIRDSSARTVLDSPVQTAPPDAVLLADGAFLQRPELDDYWDLRIYVHVGFDTVLRRGTARDQAWMTSAEEARQRYLNRYIPGERMYVAEVHPADRAQLVVNNEDPSTPIITRP encoded by the coding sequence GTGGCGAACCGAGGTGAAGTTCTGGCGGAGCTGGCCGGAGAAGTCTTGGCCGTGGAGCGGGCGCATCCGGTCCGGGTCGCGATCGACGGGTGTTCGGCGGCCGGCAAGACGACACTCGGGGACGAGTTGGCCGACCTATTGCGCGGGCGGAGCGAGCGCGCGATCATCCGGGCGGGTATCGACTACTTCAAACGCGCGCCCGAGCTGCGGACGGCGTACCCGATCGACTCGCCGGAGAGCTACTACCTGGACATGTGGGACTACGACGCGGTCCGCAACCAGCTCCTGCTCCCGCTCGGCCCGGACGGCGACCGCCGCTACACAGCAGCGATCCGCGACAGCTCCGCCCGAACCGTCCTCGACTCGCCCGTCCAGACCGCCCCACCCGACGCGGTTCTGCTCGCAGACGGCGCCTTCCTCCAACGCCCCGAGCTCGACGACTACTGGGATCTCCGCATCTACGTCCACGTCGGTTTCGACACCGTCCTGCGCAGAGGAACCGCCCGCGACCAGGCCTGGATGACCTCAGCCGAAGAAGCCAGACAGCGCTACCTCAACAGATACATCCCCGGCGAACGAATGTACGTCGCCGAAGTCCACCCGGCCGACCGCGCCCAACTGGTCGTGAACAACGAGGATCCATCGACACCGATCATCACCCGCCCATGA
- a CDS encoding 3-hydroxybutyrate dehydrogenase gives METRRALVTGAASGIGAACAQRLAADGVHVIAVDHDRAGLAALDGVEAVVADLSDLERLSELPTDIDILVNNAGVQQVAPIEQFPPERFSYIIRLMLEAPFRLIRQTLPHMYGAGWGRVVNISSVHGLRASPFKAAYVAAKHGLEGLSKVVALEGATHGVTSNCVNPAYVRTPLVTAQLADQAATHGLSESEVLDKVLLEPVAVKRLIEPAEVAELVAMLCGPASASITGSSFVLDGGWTAH, from the coding sequence ATGGAGACCCGTCGAGCCCTCGTCACCGGTGCCGCGTCAGGCATCGGCGCCGCCTGCGCCCAACGCCTGGCGGCGGACGGCGTCCACGTGATCGCGGTGGACCACGACCGGGCCGGTCTCGCTGCGCTGGACGGCGTCGAGGCAGTCGTAGCCGACCTGTCGGACCTGGAGCGGCTGTCCGAGCTGCCGACGGACATCGACATCCTGGTGAACAACGCCGGCGTACAGCAGGTCGCACCGATCGAGCAGTTCCCGCCGGAGCGGTTCAGCTACATCATCCGGCTCATGCTGGAGGCGCCGTTCCGGCTGATCCGGCAGACGCTTCCACACATGTACGGCGCCGGCTGGGGCCGCGTGGTGAACATCAGCTCGGTCCACGGACTCCGGGCCAGCCCGTTCAAGGCGGCGTACGTCGCGGCGAAGCACGGGCTGGAAGGCCTGAGCAAGGTCGTTGCACTGGAGGGTGCGACGCACGGGGTGACCAGCAACTGCGTCAACCCGGCCTACGTCCGTACGCCGCTGGTGACTGCACAGCTGGCGGACCAGGCCGCGACACACGGCCTGTCGGAGTCGGAGGTGCTGGACAAGGTCCTGCTCGAGCCGGTCGCGGTGAAGCGGCTGATCGAGCCGGCCGAAGTGGCGGAACTGGTGGCCATGCTGTGCGGCCCGGCGTCCGCCTCCATCACGGGGAGCTCGTTCGTACTGGACGG
- a CDS encoding CGNR zinc finger domain-containing protein, with protein sequence MTGQVSFDSHARNVLAAAVEYVNRLTPGYSGGAAYAAPADDPKSVTTAVADALTAIGYPPKSVPVDDARRLVQLAGRMRLVFEAVNADDLDAAATEINVLLLDTNARPQLDRGRDRPWSLHFHGPDEQLANGWSAGCVAGLALAVGSDLAGRLGVCAAPHCDRVFVDVSKNGQRRFCSPQCQSRVKAAAHRARQNSTGAGGSAEH encoded by the coding sequence GTGACTGGTCAAGTGTCTTTTGATAGTCATGCCCGCAATGTGCTGGCAGCGGCAGTCGAGTACGTGAACCGGCTGACCCCGGGGTACTCCGGCGGCGCCGCGTACGCCGCACCCGCCGACGACCCCAAGTCCGTCACGACAGCGGTCGCCGACGCCCTGACCGCGATCGGTTATCCGCCGAAGTCGGTCCCGGTGGACGACGCCCGGCGGCTGGTGCAGCTGGCGGGAAGGATGCGGCTGGTCTTCGAGGCCGTGAACGCCGACGATCTCGACGCGGCCGCAACGGAGATCAACGTGCTGCTGCTCGACACCAACGCCCGGCCACAGCTGGACCGCGGCCGGGACCGCCCGTGGAGCCTGCACTTCCACGGCCCCGACGAGCAGTTGGCCAACGGTTGGTCAGCCGGATGCGTCGCCGGTCTCGCGCTCGCCGTCGGCAGCGACCTGGCCGGCCGGCTCGGCGTCTGCGCGGCCCCCCACTGCGACCGCGTCTTCGTGGACGTATCCAAGAACGGCCAACGCCGCTTCTGCTCCCCCCAATGCCAGAGCCGGGTCAAAGCCGCCGCCCACCGCGCGCGCCAGAATTCAACTGGCGCAGGCGGATCCGCCGAACACTAG
- a CDS encoding MMPL family transporter, with translation MARGQITVRAARWSATHPWRAIAMWVVVVVACFALGSITGTKESKNEGDIGEVTRADNIVKSGNFDDPDVESVLITAPSGQLDQTAATKAAGVVIQRMRALGGVAEVAQPMPSPKKDAVIVRVTLKDGDGDDRVQPLLDTTAQVQQQYPDLRIEEVGGLSIDKALNETLGKDFKRAEMFSLPVTLAILLIAFGALIAASVPLLLALSAVAAAIGLAAAASQLVPAVDAVNSVILLIGMAVGVDYSLFYLRREREERAKGRGHVDAVEIAAATSGHAVVVSGTAVIISMAGLFLARDAVFSSFAVGSILVVAVAVVGSLTVLPAVLAKLGRWVDRPRIPFVWRLTASKGQPRFWPTVLKPALKHPIATLLVAVTALLAVASPALGMQLKFPGTEDLPRTTSVMKAYDRLTSAFPSTGTSHEIAVRAPANQQPAVKAALAELMQRTKDDKLFASDGLEEPRFSKDGTVTTLEVATPYEGGSQQARDSLTKLRKDLMPETVGKVPGVEYAVGGFVAADVDYAAHTRDKLPLVIGFVLLLTMIVMMVTFRSVVVAVTAIGLNLLSAGAAYGVVTAVFQNTWAEGLLHFRSNGAVVSWLPLFLFVVLFGLSMDYHVFVVSRIREAVLRGVPTRQAVAEGITGSAGVVTSAAAVMIGVFAVFATLSTLDMKQLGVGLAVAILIDATIIRAVVLPSVMILLGDANWWAPKWLRPKPAKHAATPPAPEEERELTPVG, from the coding sequence ATGGCCAGGGGACAGATCACGGTGCGGGCAGCGCGCTGGAGCGCCACCCATCCGTGGCGGGCGATCGCGATGTGGGTTGTCGTCGTGGTGGCGTGTTTCGCGCTCGGCTCGATCACCGGCACCAAGGAGTCGAAGAACGAGGGCGACATCGGTGAGGTGACCCGGGCGGACAACATCGTCAAGTCCGGCAACTTCGACGACCCGGACGTGGAGAGCGTGCTGATCACGGCGCCGTCCGGACAGCTCGACCAGACCGCGGCGACCAAGGCCGCCGGCGTGGTGATCCAGCGCATGCGCGCCCTCGGTGGGGTCGCGGAGGTCGCGCAGCCGATGCCGTCGCCGAAGAAGGACGCGGTGATCGTCAGGGTCACCCTCAAGGACGGTGACGGTGATGACCGGGTTCAGCCGCTGCTCGACACGACCGCCCAGGTCCAGCAGCAGTATCCGGACCTCCGGATCGAAGAGGTCGGTGGACTGTCCATCGACAAGGCGCTCAACGAGACACTGGGCAAGGACTTCAAGCGGGCGGAGATGTTCAGCCTGCCGGTGACGCTGGCGATCCTGCTGATCGCGTTCGGCGCACTGATCGCCGCATCGGTACCGCTGCTGCTCGCGCTGTCCGCAGTCGCCGCAGCCATCGGCTTGGCGGCCGCGGCTTCGCAACTCGTGCCCGCGGTCGACGCGGTCAACAGCGTCATCCTGCTGATCGGTATGGCGGTCGGCGTCGACTACTCACTGTTCTATCTCCGCCGTGAACGCGAAGAGCGCGCCAAGGGCCGCGGCCACGTCGACGCGGTCGAGATCGCCGCGGCGACCTCCGGACACGCGGTCGTCGTCTCGGGTACGGCGGTCATCATCTCGATGGCAGGACTGTTCCTGGCCCGCGACGCGGTGTTCTCGTCCTTCGCGGTCGGTTCGATCCTGGTCGTCGCGGTGGCCGTCGTCGGTTCGCTCACCGTGCTGCCCGCCGTACTGGCGAAGCTCGGCCGGTGGGTCGATCGGCCGCGGATCCCGTTCGTGTGGCGGTTGACGGCATCCAAGGGTCAGCCGCGGTTCTGGCCGACCGTGCTGAAGCCGGCACTGAAGCACCCGATCGCCACGCTGCTCGTCGCCGTCACCGCGTTGCTCGCGGTCGCGTCGCCGGCGCTGGGGATGCAGCTGAAGTTCCCGGGCACCGAGGACCTGCCGCGGACGACGTCGGTGATGAAGGCGTACGACCGGCTGACCTCGGCGTTCCCGAGCACCGGCACCAGCCACGAGATCGCTGTCCGGGCGCCCGCCAACCAGCAGCCGGCGGTCAAGGCCGCACTGGCCGAGCTGATGCAGCGCACGAAGGACGACAAGTTGTTCGCGTCGGACGGTCTCGAGGAGCCGCGATTCTCCAAGGACGGCACGGTGACGACGCTCGAGGTCGCCACGCCGTACGAGGGCGGCAGCCAGCAGGCGCGGGACTCGCTGACCAAGCTGCGCAAGGACCTGATGCCGGAGACTGTCGGCAAGGTGCCCGGCGTCGAGTACGCCGTCGGCGGGTTCGTGGCCGCGGACGTCGACTACGCGGCGCACACCCGGGACAAGCTGCCGCTGGTGATCGGGTTCGTCCTGCTGCTGACGATGATCGTGATGATGGTGACGTTCCGCTCGGTGGTCGTCGCGGTCACCGCGATCGGGCTGAACCTGCTGAGCGCGGGAGCGGCGTACGGCGTCGTCACCGCGGTCTTCCAGAACACCTGGGCCGAGGGGTTGCTGCACTTCCGGTCGAACGGCGCGGTCGTCAGTTGGCTGCCACTGTTCCTCTTCGTGGTGCTGTTCGGTCTGTCGATGGACTACCACGTGTTCGTGGTCAGCCGGATCCGCGAGGCGGTACTGCGGGGCGTGCCGACCAGGCAGGCGGTGGCCGAGGGCATCACCGGTTCGGCCGGTGTGGTGACCAGCGCGGCGGCAGTGATGATCGGGGTGTTCGCGGTCTTCGCGACGCTGAGCACGCTGGACATGAAGCAACTCGGTGTCGGTCTGGCCGTCGCGATCCTGATCGACGCGACGATCATCCGGGCGGTCGTCCTGCCGAGCGTGATGATCCTGCTCGGCGACGCCAACTGGTGGGCCCCGAAGTGGCTCCGCCCCAAGCCCGCCAAGCACGCCGCCACCCCGCCCGCCCCGGAGGAGGAGCGCGAACTCACCCCGGTCGGCTGA
- a CDS encoding M48 family metallopeptidase, producing MADSPPRPIPPYVDIRRSKRRKRTVSAYRDGERVVVLMPDRLSAVEEARWVETMLARLEKQRSRSRVSDEKLLARAHELACRHLPEVPEPASVRWVSNQNRRWGSCTPADRSIRLSTRLQSMPGWVVDYVLVHELAHLIEPTHNATFWDLVHRYPKAERAEGYLEGVSAASSLDLEDF from the coding sequence ATGGCCGACTCCCCACCGCGCCCGATCCCGCCGTACGTGGATATCCGTCGCAGCAAGCGCCGCAAGCGGACTGTCAGCGCGTACCGGGACGGTGAGCGTGTCGTCGTGCTGATGCCCGACCGGCTGTCCGCCGTCGAGGAGGCGCGCTGGGTCGAGACCATGCTGGCGCGGCTCGAGAAGCAGCGCAGCCGATCGCGCGTGTCGGACGAAAAATTGTTGGCCAGAGCACACGAACTCGCGTGTCGCCACCTCCCAGAAGTGCCCGAACCTGCGTCGGTGAGGTGGGTTTCGAACCAAAACAGACGATGGGGGTCGTGCACGCCGGCCGACCGATCGATCCGGTTGTCCACCCGGCTGCAGTCGATGCCGGGGTGGGTCGTCGACTACGTGCTGGTCCACGAGCTGGCCCATCTGATCGAGCCGACCCACAACGCCACCTTCTGGGACCTGGTCCACCGCTACCCCAAAGCTGAGCGTGCCGAGGGGTATCTGGAGGGTGTTTCGGCCGCCTCCTCGCTCGACCTCGAGGACTTCTGA
- a CDS encoding DUF5679 domain-containing protein — MAETWSGEFYCVKCKAKRTADGEVKVNDKGTRMAKAKCPECGTNLNRILGKA; from the coding sequence ATGGCAGAGACCTGGAGCGGCGAGTTCTACTGCGTCAAGTGCAAGGCCAAGCGCACCGCCGACGGCGAGGTCAAGGTCAACGACAAGGGCACGCGCATGGCCAAGGCCAAGTGCCCCGAGTGCGGTACGAACCTGAACCGGATCCTCGGCAAGGCCTGA